Genomic segment of Candidatus Binatia bacterium:
GTCTCGCCCAGGCCGGCGGCGTAGTAGTCGGCCACCCAGCGGCAGAGCGCGACGATCTCGGGCGTGAGGGTGAGGCGCGGCTCGGGAATTCCGAGGAGGGAGCGCACGGCGACGCCGCGGGGCGCCTCGGTCGCCTCCTCGAGGATGGTCCCCCAGAGGCGCCGGCGGCCGAGCGGAACCAGCACGCGCAGCCCGGGCTCCGGCGGCTCGCCGTCGGGAAGGGCGTAGACGTAGGCGTCGTTCTTGGGAATGGGGACGGCGACCCGCACGAGACGCATCGGGCGCGAATGGTACCACTCGCGCGGCGGCGCGCGGGGACGGCGGCGGGGACCGCGGGCGCGCGAGGCGCGCCCGGGACTACGCGCTGGAGGCGGGGCGCTCCGAGACCGCCTGGCCCAGGAGCTGGTTGATGCGCTCGACCAGTTTCCGCGGGCTGAACGGCTTCGTGATGTAGTCGTCGGCGCCCACGTCGAAGCCCATCTTCTGGTCGACGTTCCGCCCTTTCGCGGAGAGGAGGATCACGGGCACGTTCTTGGTGGCCGGATTCGATTTCACCGCGCGGCAGACTTCATAGCCGTCCAGCTTCGGCATCATGATGTCGAGCACGATGAGATCGGGCTTCTCGGAAGCGACGCGCTCCAGCGCCTGCTCCCCGTCGAGCGCCGTGACCACCTCGTAGCCTTCCATCCCGAGACTGAAATCCAGGATGTGGACGATGTAGATCTCGTCGTCGACCACCAGGATCTTGCCTTTCGACATCCGACTCACCTCCTCCCAGACCGTACTAGGGTGTCTATCGGCGGCTCATGCCGCTTCTGGAGCGTGAAACGCTTTCGTATCCTCCTGCGCGCCTGCCGTTTGTACGAATGCCTCCACCACCTTGGGATCGAACTGTGATCCCGCGCAGCGACGCAGCTCGACGATGGCGTCCTCCGGGGACATCGCCTGGCGGTAGGGGCGCCCCAGGGTCATCGATTCGTAGGCGTCGAGCACCGCGATGATCCGCGCCCCGATCGGAATCTGCTCCCCCTTGAGCCCGCGCGGGTAGCCGCGCCCGTCCAGGCGCTCGTGATGCGCCATGATCAGCTCGGCCGCCCGGTTCTCGAATTCGATCGGTCGCACGATCTCGACGGTGCGCGCGGGATGCTTCTCCACCTGCGCCCAGGTCTCGGCGTCCAGCTGCCCCGGCTCGTGGAGCACCGGCGAGGGGATCTGCGCCATGCCGATGTCGTGGATGCTCGCGACGTAGGCGAGCACGCGCAGGTCGTCCTCGGAGAGCCCGAGGCGTCGTCCGATGGCGGCGGCGCGCGTCGCCATGGAGCCCGCCGTCAGCTTGAGCCGCGCGCGCCGGGCGTTGTCGATGATGGCCGCCATCGCGCGGGCCGCCTCTTCGGCGCGGTCCGACGAGCTGTCCACCGCTTCGGCATGCTCCCAGGCCCGCGCCGCGCGGTCGGCCAGCGACGTGAGCAGCGCCTGGTCGTCCTCGGTGAACGGAGTGCAGGAGATCTTGTTGTTGATGTTGATCACGCCCACGACGCGCCCGTCGGCCTTGATCGGAACCGAGAGGCACGACTTGGTCTCGTACTGGTGGCTGTTCCGCCGCGTGAAGCGCGGGTCCTCCTCCACGTCGGTCACGAGCAGCGGGACGCCGTGCTTGGCGACCCAGCCGGCGATGGAGTCGCCCATCTTGAGCCGCGTTCCCGCCACGACCTCCTCGCGGAGACCGCGCGCCGCCTTGATGTAGAGCTCCTCCCGCTCCTCGTCCACCAGCATGAGCGAGGCGATCCGCGCGTGCATCACCTCGGCGATCATCTCGACCGTGAGGCGGGTGAGATGGTCGGAGGCCGTGCGTCCCGAGTCCCACCCCGCGTGCGTGATCACGCCCGCGTCCCCCGGCGTCGCCGGGAGGGTGACCGTGAAGCTCGAGCCCTTCCCCGGCTCGCTCTCCGCGTGGATCTCGCCCCCGTGCCATTCCACGATGCTCCGCGCGATCGACAGCCCCAGCCCCACCCCCGGATGCTCGCGGGAGAGCGACCCGTCGATCTGGTAGAACTTGTCGAAGATCTTGTCCAGCTCCTCGCGCGGGATCCCGATGCCGGTGTCCTCGACCCGTATGCGGGCGACCCTTCCTTCGCCGAAGACGCGGATCCGCACCTTGCCG
This window contains:
- a CDS encoding response regulator, translating into MSKGKILVVDDEIYIVHILDFSLGMEGYEVVTALDGEQALERVASEKPDLIVLDIMMPKLDGYEVCRAVKSNPATKNVPVILLSAKGRNVDQKMGFDVGADDYITKPFSPRKLVERINQLLGQAVSERPASSA
- a CDS encoding HD domain-containing phosphohydrolase, which translates into the protein MRSVELVWALAATALLLFEALGRRRSLRRELKEARASYESALARNEQLTRAADDMATLYRNELLSSRKRAARLKKVLEIATSINSNLSLDKVLHEIVHAISDAAGFKIVLLRVLNPRGDCFEARAFAGLDREAVMKLEQKPVPRAQFESWLQDKFRIGRSFFIGHEAKFWGERDEDGFTPDLGERKAGEWNAEDVLFVPLHTKDGTVIGYLSVDDPVDRRRPSKEIVETLEILATHAVVALQNSELYERLHESMRQLEEATERAEELNDLKSSFVSIVSHELRTPLTHILSYAEALLENVGTPNIGMQREFLGVIHEQSQKLKRLIESILELSQLESGRFRMHREPFNLVEVAEESAGLLHEMALEGGVEVDVEAPSREVVVEADRSLVRRILLNLGQNAIKFTERGGKVRIRVFGEGRVARIRVEDTGIGIPREELDKIFDKFYQIDGSLSREHPGVGLGLSIARSIVEWHGGEIHAESEPGKGSSFTVTLPATPGDAGVITHAGWDSGRTASDHLTRLTVEMIAEVMHARIASLMLVDEEREELYIKAARGLREEVVAGTRLKMGDSIAGWVAKHGVPLLVTDVEEDPRFTRRNSHQYETKSCLSVPIKADGRVVGVININNKISCTPFTEDDQALLTSLADRAARAWEHAEAVDSSSDRAEEAARAMAAIIDNARRARLKLTAGSMATRAAAIGRRLGLSEDDLRVLAYVASIHDIGMAQIPSPVLHEPGQLDAETWAQVEKHPARTVEIVRPIEFENRAAELIMAHHERLDGRGYPRGLKGEQIPIGARIIAVLDAYESMTLGRPYRQAMSPEDAIVELRRCAGSQFDPKVVEAFVQTAGAQEDTKAFHAPEAA